Below is a window of Naumovozyma castellii chromosome 9, complete genome DNA.
GCGATGATCCATCACAATGCGATGGATTAGATTGTTCCATCGATCCTTCAGTTAATGGGGTAAACGGTGTTAGCAGTTCAGAAAGTAGCTCAGGTGCAGGAGGTGGTAATTTCTGCGTGGTCACTGCAAAGAAGGGAGCCAAGGCCAAGATTGTAGTGTTCGATACAAGTGGTGGCGGTGGTGGAAGTAGTAATGCACCAAAGCAAAAAAGAGAGATATTTGTCCCACAAACGACTGTGACTGAAACAAGAACAGCATGGGTCACTTCAACAAGAGTCGTTTGAatcaaatttcattcttctcttcgcattttttttttttgactGTTTAAGGTTCTTAGTATTTTACCAGTATAACATTTTTAAGTGTTCGTGGCCACTCACGATAATATCTAACACACACATAGTTTTATAATGGACATATCTATTATCAGAATCATATCAATGACATTGACTATCGAATATATATACGGAGATAAACGGCGGCGATAGACGGACTTTGTTTTTgttcaaatgaaaaattccaaaggggggtagaaatatttttgacACATTTAAACTGAATAATAGTTAGATCGTTCAATTACTGTCAATTAGGTTCTCACTTTGAGTTTCGTTTCATCACCAACCACCAAGCAAACCACTTATACAATGCAATTAGATCAAGACCTGTTAAGCCAATTGAGTCTCCGTGCTGTCAGtttggaagatttagagGCCCTTGAAACAAAGACTTACTTATCCACATTTGATGCAGATGATGCATTCCAATTAGGTACTTTCATTAGAGATACCGTAAGAGAATTGTATCCAGAAAAGGCTGTCTCGATCGATATTACTCTGCCAAACGGACATTGTTTGTTCAGAAGTGTAAGTCGTAATGGAACTGCCTTTGACAACGATATGTGGATTAAGAGGAAGCAAACAACAGTTTTCAGATTTGGTCATTCCAGTTTTTATATGGGATGCAAGAAGGGAGACACACCAGCAATTGAAAGGTTTTTTGTCGATGAAAAGGAATACGCTTTCCACGGTGGTGCTGTTCCAATCTTATCATCCGCTGTTGGTTACCCAATTGCATGTTTAACAGTTAGTGGTTTGAGACAACATGAAGATCATTTGTTGGCATTAACTTGTTTAGATGCGTATGCCAAAAATAGCACATTGGAGAAATTAGAATTGGATTGAGGAATGTATGTTTAAAGTTcttataaaatataaaataaatgatataTGTATTTCATACAGATGAAATTATGAATGATTGAATGTATGTGATGgcaaataattcatattttttagtTGCTGGTGTATTTTTCTAGTTGTACCATATAGTTTATCTAGGGTAAATCTGTCTCTGGAGTAGCGGTATGTGGGGCATTGACGAAAAACGGTAGGAATCCATTTAGCTttgtcttttcaataatcttttttttgGCCTCTAAGAACCAATCAAGAGTCTTGGAATTGTTGTGAACCTTGGCAGAAGGATATCCACTCTGATCCATCTTGGAAAGTTGACTCCTCAATCTTCTAAGTAATTCATCGGAAAATTGATCTTTGCTCTTTTTTTGAGATTTGGgtatcttttctttctgaGTAAATATACTGCTGGATTTGTTTTCTATTGTTCTCCAAGGGGAATTTGGATACAGCTCCACAGGGCTTTCCAAATTACTCATCGTACTGTTTGTAGAATCCTCCATTGAcgtttcaaattcaaaatcttcaaaaatctTTGCTGCCTCCTCGTATCTTGCTGTACAAGAACCACAAACGATCTCCTTATAATCTTTTGTCTCTTGAATTAGTGAACTAATTTCATAAAGTGGACATTCACAGACAACacatttctttaattcagTTTTTATCGATAAACCCTGCAGGTATCTATCATCTGATGTTGAGGTATGCGACTTCATAAATCCATCAACTAAATTATGAACAGAATCTGgaatcattgaattttgacCTCCCAAAAGCGAATCATCAAGActatattcttcttctaatataTGCGGTACCAACATCATTGGATTGCTTGCAGCATTATTACTAGGTCGTCTTAATTTTAAAGGTATATGGTTATCGTTTCTTTTCgttaattttgttttcaaatcagACATAGAAACCCTTTGTTTGGCTCCATTCTTCCTGGCATTTGGGGTAATATAATCTTCAACAAGGATTATTGGTACGTCTTCTTTTGAATCATCATGGTTCTGtatattattcaaatcttggACGGCGTAACTAATGTGACGATTAGCTCCCGTATTATGCACTCTAATTTCTCCCATAGGATTCAATC
It encodes the following:
- the NCAS0I02270 gene encoding uncharacterized protein (ancestral locus Anc_3.131), with amino-acid sequence MDDLSRLRVFEPLDTNSLSLISTTSSNNNNTPTIPNDSFQKSLNTPIIQKNENAIPLKWQLERKEFTFDSNSTPSKRKVHTSSGLQFGQSRLINVRKRKSQLIGAKPKVPSKLYQSSKLDLLDEDKFTSLPIAPPRDTVDDEERITNKKPRLNPMGEIRVHNTGANRHISYAVQDLNNIQNHDDSKEDVPIILVEDYITPNARKNGAKQRVSMSDLKTKLTKRNDNHIPLKLRRPSNNAASNPMMLVPHILEEEYSLDDSLLGGQNSMIPDSVHNLVDGFMKSHTSTSDDRYLQGLSIKTELKKCVVCECPLYEISSLIQETKDYKEIVCGSCTARYEEAAKIFEDFEFETSMEDSTNSTMSNLESPVELYPNSPWRTIENKSSSIFTQKEKIPKSQKKSKDQFSDELLRRLRSQLSKMDQSGYPSAKVHNNSKTLDWFLEAKKKIIEKTKLNGFLPFFVNAPHTATPETDLP
- the NCAS0I02260 gene encoding uncharacterized protein (ancestral locus Anc_3.132); translation: MQLDQDLLSQLSLRAVSLEDLEALETKTYLSTFDADDAFQLGTFIRDTVRELYPEKAVSIDITLPNGHCLFRSVSRNGTAFDNDMWIKRKQTTVFRFGHSSFYMGCKKGDTPAIERFFVDEKEYAFHGGAVPILSSAVGYPIACLTVSGLRQHEDHLLALTCLDAYAKNSTLEKLELD